In Thiothrix unzii, the sequence CAAGGCAGCGTGACCGAAACCCTGTTTCGTAGCGGTGCGGAATGCACAGAAATGAGCTGGACATTGCTGGGTTTCAGTATGCCGCAATTGGTTTTTCCGGTGATTATCCTGTTCTTTATTTATCTGGTATGGTTGTTCTTTAAACAAGATAGACGTATGTTTTACTGATGGTCGGTTTAGCTTAATGCTCCATTAAAAATACTCATAAAACTACCGCTAGGATGAATTTTCTAGCCGTCTATCCTGAAGTGATTAAAAATTCATATATTTTTGTGGTAATCTTTTGACTGAAGTGATGCGTTAACTAGATGCTTTCGATTGGTTCCTATACACTGGATAGCAACCTGTTACTCGCGCCGATGGCGGGGGTAACGGATTATCCATTTCGACGTTTGTGCAGGCAATACGGAGCTGCCTTAGCAACGTCGGAAATGCTCAGTGCTGATGTGAGCTTGTGGGGAAGTAAGAAATCTCGAACGCGAATTCCCCAGCAACAGGAAGCTGCCCCGCGCAGTGTTCAGATTGCGGGAAGTGAGCCTCAGCAAATGGCTGAAGCGGCCCACGCCAGTGTGCAACAGGGTGCTCATATTGTAGACATCAATATGGGATGCCCGGCTAAAAAAGTTTGCAACAAAGCGGCTGGTTCTGCGTTACTTAGGGATGAGGTGCTGGTTCGGGATATTTTACAGGCTGTGGTTACAGCGGTGAATGTGCCTGTTACCTTGAAGTTCAGGACGGGTTGGTCAGTATCGAACCGCAATGCGGTGACGGTTGCACAAATTGCCGAGGATGTTGGCATACAAGCAATCGCGATTCATGGTCGCACTCGTGCTGATGCTTACCGAGGGTACGCTGAGTATGAAACGATCAGGCAAGTGAAGATGAATGTCGGCATTCCGGTTATTGCGAATGGTGATATTCAAACGCCGCTTGATGCCGCTTTCATTCTGGATTACACGCATACTGACGGCTTGATGCTTGGACGCGCGGCTTGGGGACAACCTTGGATATTTTGGCAATTGGGTGAGTTTTTTAAAACTGGGGAACTTCCCGCACAGCCGGATGTCTACACAAGGTCACAAGTTGTGCTTGCACACATCAGGGCTATTCATGACTTTTACGGAGAGGAAACAGGTGTTCGAGTCGCAAGGAAGCACATCGGCTGGTATCTGGATCGGATGACATCCGACCCTAGTTACAAGCAAAGGATATTTTCTACCACTTGTTCCAATAATCAGTTAGCTGCGGTTAATGATGCATTAGGTATTATCGCACTAACACAATATTAAAAAAGGTTGTACAAACATGACGAATACATCTTCTCGTACAGTTGGTCTGGACTCTTCCTTGTCTGAAACGGTTAACCGTACCTTACAAGACTATCTGGATACACTTGGTGATCACGAAGCCAGCAACATCTATCGCCTCGTGCTGGATGAAGTTGAGCGTCCGATGCTGGAAATTATGATGCGCTATACGCACGGCAATCAATCACGGGCAGCACAATGCTTAGGGATTAACCGCGCGACACTGCGTACTAAATTGAAGCGCCACAACCTGCTGTAATTTCAGCGGTGTTGTTTCGCCTGCTTTCGATACAAACAGCACCCTTTTGGGTGCTGTTGTTTATTGGGAAAGGCGTTACGCTTTGAGGGCAGCTTGATGTGCTTTCAGACCTTTCCAGTCACCAGCCGCAGCTAATGTGGCTTGTTCCGCCCAACTTTCCGCGCTCGCTTTGTTGTAACGAATATTACTACCGGCTAACGCTTGGCTTACGTCTTCTACACTCATTGTTGTCAATTGCGCATAAGTGCAAATCCCCGCAGCTTTCATGGCTTCCGCAAGCTTAGGGCCAATACCTGTTAAGCGCGTCAAATCATCATCACTTTGTTCCGCTGTCGTCGGCGCGGGTTCTGCTGCCGTGCTTGCTTCGACAACTGTTTCAGCAACAGGCATTGGTGCATCTACGCTTTCTGCCACTGCTGGTGTTTCAAGCGTTTCAGGTGCGGCAGGTGCAACAACTTCGACGCTTGGCGCACTCGGCGCAGCTTTTGCGGCGGTGAGTGCCGCTTGTAATTCACGATTTTGTTGCTGCAATGCGCTCGCTTCTTTACGACTGGCTTGTAGGGCGGTTTCCAACTTTCTATTAGGATTGGGCACGAACAAACGGACAAAAATCCATTCCAGTAACCAACCGC encodes:
- the dusB gene encoding tRNA dihydrouridine synthase DusB, with the translated sequence MLSIGSYTLDSNLLLAPMAGVTDYPFRRLCRQYGAALATSEMLSADVSLWGSKKSRTRIPQQQEAAPRSVQIAGSEPQQMAEAAHASVQQGAHIVDINMGCPAKKVCNKAAGSALLRDEVLVRDILQAVVTAVNVPVTLKFRTGWSVSNRNAVTVAQIAEDVGIQAIAIHGRTRADAYRGYAEYETIRQVKMNVGIPVIANGDIQTPLDAAFILDYTHTDGLMLGRAAWGQPWIFWQLGEFFKTGELPAQPDVYTRSQVVLAHIRAIHDFYGEETGVRVARKHIGWYLDRMTSDPSYKQRIFSTTCSNNQLAAVNDALGIIALTQY
- a CDS encoding helix-turn-helix domain-containing protein, producing the protein MSETVNRTLQDYLDTLGDHEASNIYRLVLDEVERPMLEIMMRYTHGNQSRAAQCLGINRATLRTKLKRHNLL
- a CDS encoding helix-hairpin-helix domain-containing protein, whose protein sequence is MSQLAGIFILGVLSGWLLEWIFVRLFVPNPNRKLETALQASRKEASALQQQNRELQAALTAAKAAPSAPSVEVVAPAAPETLETPAVAESVDAPMPVAETVVEASTAAEPAPTTAEQSDDDLTRLTGIGPKLAEAMKAAGICTYAQLTTMSVEDVSQALAGSNIRYNKASAESWAEQATLAAAGDWKGLKAHQAALKA